From Candidatus Zixiibacteriota bacterium, one genomic window encodes:
- a CDS encoding TrkH family potassium uptake protein yields MQLLTRVPGRQVILAFGLTIIVGALLLSQPVSGRQHRIPFVDALFTATSAVCVTGLTVVDTEKDYTRFGQIVILTLIQLGGLGVMTFMTALFAAVGARMSYHERLGLTQSLGSGKPLHFKSLLKAVLLITFGIEAIGALLLFVKLQDQFAAPDAAFHAVFHAVSAFCNAGFSTFSTNLEAFHNDIPVILIIGSLIVAGGLGFAVIRELADRAIHPRSTLSLHSKLSIISTTVLLAAGTVIFYLVERRSAYAGMSLGDKLANAFFQSVTPRTAGFDTIAQGSLTDVSILIIIILMFIGACPGSTGGGIKATTMSVISLLVWNRFVGRSSVTAFRRSITVESIVQAITVFILASLVILLMFGALMFVQERATPHSAGGDWFVQHLFETVSAFGTVGLSLGLTPSLSTGGKIVIILTMFIGRVGLLTLAFALARLPKRGEIVFSEESVMVG; encoded by the coding sequence TACCGGGCCGCCAGGTCATCCTCGCCTTTGGTCTCACTATTATAGTGGGAGCGTTGCTGCTGAGTCAGCCGGTCTCCGGAAGACAGCACCGGATCCCCTTCGTTGATGCCCTGTTCACTGCCACCTCAGCAGTTTGCGTAACCGGTCTCACCGTTGTAGACACCGAGAAAGACTACACCCGTTTCGGTCAGATTGTCATCCTGACACTTATCCAGCTTGGCGGCCTCGGGGTGATGACATTCATGACCGCCCTGTTTGCGGCGGTCGGAGCCAGAATGTCGTATCACGAACGTCTGGGTCTCACACAATCACTGGGAAGCGGCAAACCACTTCATTTCAAGTCGCTTCTCAAAGCGGTGTTGCTGATAACGTTTGGGATCGAGGCAATTGGCGCCCTCCTCCTGTTTGTGAAACTCCAGGATCAATTTGCGGCGCCCGATGCCGCCTTCCACGCCGTATTCCATGCCGTCTCTGCATTCTGCAATGCCGGCTTCTCAACCTTTTCGACCAACCTCGAGGCGTTTCACAACGACATTCCGGTCATCCTGATAATCGGATCCCTCATCGTAGCCGGCGGACTCGGCTTTGCCGTCATCCGCGAGCTGGCTGATCGCGCCATTCATCCCCGCTCGACTTTGTCGCTTCATAGCAAGCTGTCGATCATCAGTACAACCGTTCTGCTTGCTGCAGGCACCGTGATCTTCTACCTGGTCGAACGGCGTTCCGCCTATGCGGGTATGAGCCTTGGTGACAAGTTGGCCAACGCGTTTTTTCAGTCGGTGACGCCTCGGACCGCCGGTTTTGACACCATAGCGCAAGGGAGTCTGACCGATGTCAGTATCCTCATTATCATTATCCTGATGTTCATCGGCGCCTGCCCCGGCTCCACCGGCGGCGGTATTAAAGCCACCACCATGTCCGTGATCTCGCTTCTGGTCTGGAATCGCTTTGTCGGGCGAAGTTCGGTGACTGCGTTTCGACGCTCCATCACCGTCGAGTCGATCGTGCAGGCCATTACTGTCTTCATTCTCGCGTCGCTTGTTATTCTGCTGATGTTCGGGGCGCTGATGTTCGTCCAGGAACGGGCGACTCCTCACTCCGCCGGCGGTGACTGGTTTGTCCAGCATTTGTTCGAAACCGTGTCGGCCTTCGGCACCGTGGGCTTGTCGCTGGGCCTCACCCCTTCCTTGAGTACGGGGGGCAAGATTGTTATCATTCTGACGATGTTCATAGGGAGGGTCGGGCTGCTGACCCTGGCGTTCGCGCTGGCGCGGCTCCCCAAACGCGGAGAGATCGTGTTCTCCGAAGAGTCTGTTATGGTAGGTTGA
- a CDS encoding TrkA family potassium uptake protein, protein MKEFAVIGLGNFGAMVARKLHELGCKITAIDVDKNKVQDLQDHAHQAIAADARERRFLEHIGVDSYDCFIVSTGQDSHASILITLHLNDLNAKRIIVKANSADHSKILYKVGADEVVIPEEDVASKLARSLAQPNLLDFLPLSDEYSIAEIAPPPRFYGKSLTDLNLRSEFRLEVIAIKDVLTGDFQFIPGPSFKIKDTDILVVLGRQVDIERIRG, encoded by the coding sequence ATGAAAGAGTTCGCTGTTATCGGTCTGGGAAATTTCGGCGCCATGGTGGCGCGCAAGCTGCACGAACTGGGGTGCAAGATCACTGCCATCGATGTTGACAAAAACAAGGTGCAGGATCTGCAGGACCACGCGCACCAGGCAATCGCCGCCGATGCCCGCGAGCGGCGGTTCCTCGAACATATCGGCGTCGACAGCTACGACTGTTTCATCGTCTCCACCGGTCAGGATTCACACGCGTCGATCCTGATAACGCTGCATCTGAACGATCTGAACGCTAAGCGCATCATCGTCAAAGCCAACTCCGCGGACCATTCCAAGATTCTCTATAAGGTCGGCGCCGATGAAGTGGTGATCCCCGAAGAAGATGTTGCCAGCAAGCTGGCCCGCTCCCTCGCTCAGCCCAATCTGCTGGACTTTCTGCCGCTCTCCGATGAATACTCTATCGCCGAGATCGCGCCGCCGCCCCGCTTTTATGGCAAGTCGCTCACGGATCTCAATCTCCGTTCCGAATTCCGCCTCGAGGTGATTGCCATCAAGGATGTCCTCACCGGCGACTTCCAGTTCATTCCAGGTCCGTCATTCAAGATCAAAGACACGGATATCCTTGTCGTGTTGGGGCGACAGGTCGATATCGAGCGGATCCGCGGATAA
- a CDS encoding DinB family protein gives MPIQELSRLFAYNHWANCEVVKRLITEGRSPSRAIAIFAHIIAAERLWWHRLHNAPSSVAVWPEFTANECERQLPELRSMWQTVLGGADEVGLTRSVSYKNSKGEPFTSNVGDILLHVIMHGSYHRGQIASILRQAGHEPSYTDFIHAVRNGYVH, from the coding sequence ATGCCAATACAGGAGTTGTCGCGGCTCTTTGCCTACAACCACTGGGCTAATTGCGAAGTTGTAAAGAGACTCATTACCGAGGGGAGATCCCCCTCAAGGGCCATTGCGATATTCGCACATATCATCGCCGCCGAGCGGCTCTGGTGGCATCGATTGCACAACGCGCCGTCGTCGGTGGCGGTCTGGCCGGAGTTCACGGCAAATGAGTGCGAGCGGCAATTGCCGGAGTTGCGGTCTATGTGGCAAACAGTGCTGGGCGGTGCAGACGAGGTAGGTCTGACACGGTCGGTATCATACAAGAATAGCAAGGGTGAGCCGTTCACCAGCAATGTGGGCGACATTCTTCTGCACGTGATTATGCACGGGAGCTATCATCGCGGTCAGATTGCCTCGATACTGCGCCAGGCCGGCCATGAGCCGTCGTACACCGATTTTATTCACGCCGTGCGAAACGGTTATGTCCACTGA
- a CDS encoding GIY-YIG nuclease family protein gives MHYYYVYILASKRNGTLYIGMTNDLARRVFEHKNKLTPGFTAHYGVHTLVYFESFGSPQDAIAREKQLKWWKREWKIALIERFNPSWRDLYEEMQ, from the coding sequence GTGCATTACTATTATGTCTACATCCTGGCCAGCAAGAGGAACGGTACCCTGTATATTGGGATGACAAATGACCTGGCCAGACGCGTGTTCGAACACAAGAACAAATTGACTCCTGGTTTCACTGCGCACTATGGCGTTCACACTCTCGTGTACTTTGAGTCATTTGGCAGTCCGCAAGACGCAATTGCACGAGAGAAGCAACTGAAGTGGTGGAAACGGGAGTGGAAAATTGCGTTGATAGAGAGATTCAACCCCAGTTGGCGAGATCTCTATGAAGAGATGCAATGA
- the glnA gene encoding type I glutamate--ammonia ligase: MVKADKLTKLVKDHSVEYIDLKFDDLLGFWHHITLPISSLTDELFVTGVGVDGSSMPGFSSIERGDMIMLPDPETAFIDPFFDRPTVSMLGDMVEVKDTIVPYSRNPRRVTKDADKYLGKIVKGAQAIIGPEFEFYVFDKVNFFQGSGSAFYHLDTAEAAWNAAQDAESLGYKIPYKKGYHAAPPMDRTYNLRSEISAMLAKVGVELKYHHHEVGGAGQHEIEVKFAPLLQMADLSMIIKYMIKNQCFRMGKSATFMPKPLFNEPGSGLHVHQYLTDSKGSLFYDKKGPAQFSKLGLYYIGGVLAHVDSLLAFTNPSTNSFKRLVPGFEAPVAGTYSVGNRTACIRIPGYQRNPKTMRFEFRPPDGTMNPHLAYAAMVMAGLDGIKRKIDPGKMLDKNLDTLPAAELAKIHTLPTSLTKALDALERDHEYLMQGGVFTEDLLENWIKLKRTEVAAIRVRPTPHEFELYYDL; the protein is encoded by the coding sequence ATGGTGAAAGCAGACAAGCTGACCAAACTCGTCAAAGACCACAGCGTTGAATATATCGATCTGAAATTCGATGACCTGCTCGGATTCTGGCACCATATAACGCTGCCGATATCATCGCTCACCGATGAACTGTTCGTGACCGGAGTCGGGGTGGATGGTTCCTCGATGCCTGGATTCTCATCCATAGAGCGGGGGGATATGATCATGCTGCCGGATCCGGAAACGGCGTTTATCGATCCGTTTTTCGATCGTCCCACGGTCTCGATGCTTGGTGATATGGTTGAGGTGAAGGATACGATCGTGCCATATTCACGCAACCCGCGTCGTGTCACCAAGGATGCGGACAAGTATCTCGGAAAGATAGTCAAGGGAGCGCAGGCGATAATCGGCCCCGAATTTGAGTTCTACGTATTCGACAAGGTGAATTTCTTTCAGGGGTCGGGGTCGGCGTTCTATCATCTGGACACGGCCGAGGCAGCCTGGAATGCGGCGCAGGATGCGGAGAGTCTGGGGTACAAGATTCCATACAAGAAAGGGTATCACGCCGCGCCGCCGATGGACCGGACCTACAATCTCCGCTCGGAGATTTCGGCCATGCTGGCCAAGGTGGGAGTCGAGTTGAAGTATCATCACCACGAGGTTGGAGGGGCCGGGCAGCACGAGATCGAGGTGAAGTTTGCTCCACTGTTGCAGATGGCTGACCTTTCGATGATCATCAAGTACATGATCAAGAACCAGTGTTTTCGGATGGGGAAGTCGGCGACCTTTATGCCGAAGCCGCTGTTCAACGAACCAGGCTCTGGGTTGCACGTGCATCAGTATCTGACTGACAGCAAAGGGTCTCTATTTTACGACAAGAAGGGTCCGGCGCAGTTTTCCAAGCTGGGATTGTACTATATCGGCGGGGTGCTGGCGCACGTGGATTCGCTTTTGGCATTCACGAATCCCTCGACCAATTCGTTCAAGCGGCTGGTGCCGGGGTTTGAAGCACCGGTGGCGGGGACATACTCGGTGGGGAATCGCACGGCATGCATACGAATACCTGGTTATCAGCGGAATCCGAAGACCATGCGGTTCGAGTTCCGTCCGCCCGATGGCACCATGAATCCGCACCTGGCGTATGCGGCGATGGTGATGGCGGGTCTGGATGGCATCAAGCGGAAGATCGACCCCGGGAAGATGCTTGACAAGAATCTGGACACATTGCCGGCGGCAGAACTGGCGAAGATTCACACGTTGCCAACCTCGCTCACGAAGGCGCTCGATGCGCTGGAGCGGGACCACGAATATCTGATGCAGGGGGGAGTGTTTACCGAGGATCTGCTGGAGAACTGGATCAAGCTCAAACGGACAGAAGTGGCGGCGATTCGGGTGCGCCCCACGCCGCACGAGTTTGAGTTGTATTATGATTTGTAA
- a CDS encoding EamA family transporter, with translation MTALVYIVLCVIWGSTWMAIKLGLADAPPLWAASIRFALAVTILTAIVKVKGLAYPKGVRDLFWVGHPGLFMYCASYAMVYFAERHINSAMTAVLFASFPVFVAVLSAYRLKTEQIHGAVWLGLVLSFAGVVLISYDSLQTSGELFLGSVLALGASFASAWGLIQHKKYAATVNIVVAANVQMFMGGILLVLGALLFENWSNFAVTSQSVGSIIYLAVFGTVVAFLGYYWLLTHTKAVTVSLIAFITPLVAILIGVVFGDETLSTLTLVGAAAILAGVAMVVRK, from the coding sequence ATGACCGCGCTCGTTTACATTGTCCTCTGCGTTATCTGGGGCTCCACCTGGATGGCGATCAAGCTCGGCTTGGCCGATGCTCCCCCGCTCTGGGCGGCCAGTATTCGGTTCGCGCTGGCGGTCACAATTCTCACAGCAATAGTGAAAGTCAAAGGGCTGGCGTATCCGAAAGGGGTTCGCGATCTGTTTTGGGTCGGGCATCCAGGGCTGTTCATGTACTGCGCCAGCTACGCGATGGTCTATTTCGCCGAACGGCATATCAACTCGGCCATGACCGCGGTGCTGTTTGCATCGTTTCCGGTTTTCGTGGCAGTGTTGTCCGCCTATCGGCTGAAGACCGAGCAGATTCATGGTGCGGTGTGGCTGGGACTGGTGCTGTCGTTTGCCGGCGTGGTGCTGATCTCGTACGATTCGCTGCAGACCTCCGGTGAGCTGTTCCTGGGTTCGGTGCTGGCGCTGGGAGCGTCGTTCGCGTCGGCGTGGGGGTTGATACAGCACAAGAAGTACGCTGCCACGGTGAACATTGTGGTGGCTGCAAACGTGCAGATGTTCATGGGGGGAATACTGCTGGTTCTTGGCGCACTGCTGTTCGAGAACTGGTCCAATTTTGCAGTCACCTCGCAGTCGGTTGGGTCGATCATCTATCTGGCAGTATTCGGGACGGTGGTGGCGTTTTTGGGATATTACTGGCTGCTCACACACACTAAAGCCGTGACGGTTTCGCTGATTGCGTTCATCACGCCGCTGGTGGCGATACTGATCGGCGTTGTATTCGGCGATGAGACACTCTCCACCCTGACACTTGTCGGCGCCGCCGCAATACTGGCGGGGGTGGCGATGGTGGTGCGGAAGTAG
- a CDS encoding DUF2087 domain-containing protein, with protein sequence MNAYAEGVIKNTEFFTTTELAEKLKMNVQVITRKVQAGEIFAYKIGKDWRIPEQAVHQWLQKHSNINGPADPRQKVVGNFLKNDHIDILPAQRSKRKYLLEYILAQFEPNKVYAEEEVNKIIQRYHEDFCTVRREFIAERMMDRTEGKYRRRTGYKFSD encoded by the coding sequence GTGAACGCTTACGCTGAGGGGGTCATCAAGAACACCGAGTTTTTCACCACCACCGAACTGGCCGAGAAGCTCAAAATGAACGTTCAGGTAATCACCCGAAAGGTCCAGGCCGGGGAGATTTTCGCCTATAAAATTGGCAAGGACTGGCGAATCCCGGAGCAGGCCGTGCACCAGTGGTTACAAAAACATTCCAACATCAATGGGCCGGCCGACCCCCGACAGAAAGTGGTTGGTAACTTCCTCAAGAACGACCATATCGATATTCTCCCGGCTCAGCGGAGCAAGCGCAAATATCTGCTCGAATATATTCTCGCGCAGTTCGAGCCGAACAAGGTGTACGCCGAGGAGGAGGTCAACAAGATCATCCAGCGGTACCACGAGGATTTCTGCACCGTGCGCCGGGAGTTTATCGCCGAGCGAATGATGGACCGGACCGAGGGGAAATACCGCCGCCGGACCGGGTACAAGTTTTCGGATTAG
- a CDS encoding DUF2723 domain-containing protein, with protein MPDFPILNGRKFDRTNVVLAALVFVVSFIVYALTVQRSIPFWDCGEFIACSAILGIPHPPGTPLFVLIGRLFAMIPFVTDVAYRVNYISVISSAFTAMLSYLLVVKIVRYFFDDVDTNALSRWIAYIGGVAGAFFVAFSETNWSNAVEAEVYGLSLALMVLIVWLTVEYFEHRGTGKAVKMMVLAFYLALVGVGIHMTVFLVMPMCAVFFLLKKNALPRDFLFVCGYVLLELLLIVAFSNGRGGQPMFFLFSAIASLALLALLYKEINWPVAIAIGCVSSIMVAFEWFLIFMPIGLVAIILIALMASKRGWNVDWKPALTILVIALIGFSVHLYLPIRSADNPRIDENHPARDYRTFVSFLDRKQYGQQSMTERMFKRRGTWENQFGRHPNMGFWSYFEGQYSKPGWLFIFPFFLLGMIGMYVAIQKRREVGLPFFTLFIACSVGLILYMNFADGTKYDFQTGDAYLEVRNRDYFFTPAFVFFGIAMGMGVSGVAQWFRKWVVARKPEMESKAVYATTLLVLLPLHALDANWRVNDRSHNVLARTYAQNILDSCDQNAILFTSGDNDTFPVWCLQEAYNYRKDVRVVNLSLLQVDWYVYQLKHFYNVPISLSDEQILWYPVEVRDGVEFSRPRKTFNDRPRKRETYMSPYQMGNRIVRVSEMMVDEIVIENRWKDPIFFSSPPYAESPLSLRDHAAIVGMVYRLDKDPIPGLIDVDRSYDLFMNTYKFTGMENSKVYRDENATGVYISLGMSALRVFDEENKRGREEQALALANKMIAQYPEYWQTYMVLGDYYDKKGDTTKANGLYQQLIDTLSAFSKASPDNLFYRQDLGLARHELGRRLKDQAMTAEGTRELWDAFMLDPNSSYGFRKLISVLSQDGKFTDLQKAAQMFAEYKVNLSDPFLQRILGISNTQGLNPPTE; from the coding sequence TTGCCTGATTTTCCCATACTGAACGGCAGAAAGTTTGACCGCACCAATGTCGTGTTGGCGGCGCTGGTGTTTGTAGTTTCGTTTATCGTCTATGCGCTCACTGTGCAGCGATCGATCCCGTTCTGGGACTGCGGTGAGTTTATCGCCTGTTCGGCAATTCTGGGTATCCCTCATCCGCCCGGCACTCCGCTGTTCGTCCTGATCGGGCGGTTGTTTGCCATGATACCATTCGTAACCGATGTCGCCTACCGAGTGAACTACATCTCAGTCATTTCTTCAGCTTTCACCGCTATGCTGAGCTATCTGCTGGTTGTCAAGATCGTGCGGTATTTCTTCGATGATGTCGATACCAACGCGCTCAGCCGATGGATTGCCTACATAGGCGGGGTTGCCGGCGCCTTTTTTGTGGCCTTCTCGGAGACCAACTGGAGCAACGCAGTCGAGGCCGAAGTGTATGGACTCTCGCTGGCGCTTATGGTTCTTATCGTCTGGCTGACAGTTGAGTATTTCGAGCACCGCGGTACCGGCAAAGCGGTCAAGATGATGGTGCTGGCGTTTTACCTGGCGCTGGTTGGGGTCGGTATTCATATGACGGTGTTTCTGGTGATGCCGATGTGCGCGGTTTTTTTCCTCCTGAAGAAAAATGCCCTGCCGCGCGACTTCCTGTTCGTCTGCGGCTACGTGCTTCTGGAACTGCTCCTGATCGTCGCATTTTCCAACGGACGGGGTGGGCAGCCGATGTTCTTTCTCTTCTCGGCCATCGCCTCTTTGGCGCTATTGGCGCTACTGTACAAAGAAATCAACTGGCCTGTGGCGATTGCTATTGGCTGCGTGTCCTCAATCATGGTCGCATTCGAGTGGTTTTTGATCTTCATGCCGATCGGCTTGGTGGCTATCATCCTCATTGCGCTGATGGCATCAAAGCGCGGCTGGAATGTTGACTGGAAACCGGCGCTTACAATTCTGGTAATCGCTCTCATAGGTTTCTCGGTCCACCTGTATCTCCCGATCCGGTCGGCCGACAATCCGCGTATCGATGAGAACCACCCGGCCCGTGATTACCGAACATTCGTCAGTTTCCTCGATCGCAAGCAGTACGGTCAGCAATCCATGACCGAGCGGATGTTCAAACGTCGCGGCACCTGGGAAAACCAGTTTGGGCGGCATCCCAACATGGGGTTCTGGTCCTACTTTGAGGGACAGTATTCCAAACCGGGCTGGCTGTTCATATTCCCCTTCTTCCTACTCGGCATGATCGGGATGTATGTGGCGATTCAAAAAAGACGGGAAGTAGGACTTCCGTTTTTCACCCTCTTCATTGCCTGTTCGGTCGGTTTGATCCTGTACATGAATTTCGCCGACGGCACCAAGTATGATTTCCAGACCGGCGATGCCTATCTGGAGGTGCGCAACCGCGACTATTTCTTCACGCCGGCGTTTGTGTTTTTTGGCATCGCGATGGGGATGGGCGTGTCGGGGGTCGCGCAGTGGTTCCGTAAATGGGTGGTCGCTCGCAAACCGGAGATGGAAAGTAAAGCGGTCTACGCAACTACACTGCTCGTCCTCTTGCCGCTCCATGCGCTCGATGCCAACTGGCGAGTGAATGATCGCTCCCACAACGTGCTGGCCAGAACGTACGCGCAAAATATCCTCGATAGTTGCGATCAGAACGCCATTCTGTTCACCTCCGGCGACAACGATACATTCCCTGTCTGGTGCCTCCAGGAGGCGTACAATTACCGCAAGGACGTGCGGGTGGTGAACCTCTCGCTCTTGCAGGTTGACTGGTACGTGTACCAGCTCAAGCATTTCTATAATGTTCCTATTTCGTTGTCCGATGAGCAAATTCTCTGGTATCCGGTGGAAGTGCGGGACGGGGTTGAATTCTCGCGCCCAAGGAAGACATTCAACGACCGCCCACGCAAGCGCGAGACATACATGTCACCATACCAAATGGGGAACCGGATAGTCCGGGTGAGCGAAATGATGGTCGATGAAATCGTCATCGAGAATCGTTGGAAAGACCCGATCTTTTTCAGTTCGCCGCCGTACGCCGAATCACCGTTGAGTCTCCGCGACCACGCGGCGATAGTCGGCATGGTGTACCGTCTGGATAAGGACCCAATTCCGGGACTGATTGATGTTGACCGCTCGTACGATCTGTTCATGAACACGTATAAATTCACCGGCATGGAGAACTCCAAGGTGTACCGCGATGAGAATGCGACCGGCGTCTATATCAGTCTCGGCATGAGCGCGCTGCGCGTTTTCGATGAAGAAAACAAACGCGGCCGCGAGGAACAGGCGCTAGCTCTGGCGAACAAGATGATCGCACAGTACCCGGAATACTGGCAGACCTACATGGTGCTCGGCGATTATTACGACAAGAAGGGGGACACCACGAAGGCGAACGGTCTGTATCAGCAATTGATCGATACACTGTCGGCCTTCTCCAAAGCGAGTCCGGACAACCTGTTTTACCGCCAGGATCTCGGTCTGGCCAGGCATGAGTTGGGTCGACGGCTCAAAGACCAGGCGATGACCGCGGAGGGGACGCGCGAGCTGTGGGATGCGTTTATGTTGGATCCCAACAGCAGCTACGGGTTCCGGAAACTGATCTCGGTGCTTTCGCAGGACGGCAAGTTCACAGATCTGCAGAAGGCAGCGCAGATGTTCGCGGAGTACAAAGTGAATCTGTCCGACCCGTTCCTCCAGCGCATACTTGGCATCTCAAATACGCAGGGGCTGAACCCTCCGACGGAATAG
- a CDS encoding tetratricopeptide repeat protein — MTPFLAAIVLVAALAGRPVVAQESRPDQPPATPIMTETEQRMAAARAFLRQSNPEAAALMLEALYETNPGDMNVANLLRNCYQQLKRYAKLELLDRRLVERYPNVFGYRLDLAEVLAEQGQLDSARSAYRAAIGLLSPTDQSTMLMLVQSQIRHGLPDDALQLIDSVRVVRGNPLLYAVERGSLLESRKKYHDAANEFLPLLAEDTTREAMEGERRLLAMLEFEDSSPQVEKLLLEHTRVGGAPRAVKLLADYYIRSGRFDRAFEYCLRRDTLEGLTGGSPDYFMRQCSDRKLYAQVVHMGEQLALRQNKTPLVGDAAFLYANALVQTGRLDEGMARYDTIVAVSPDQGEKADAVYALGMICFDRLSDYPRALSYFDSVVTRFPRGLSFLNAQRSTPYCYLRMGDIDAAEKRFQSLASQPFNQDIDEEIAFNLGAIKFYRQEFDSAKVMLKKLMVAYPQGFYVNDALQLLLVLDDAGGSPELLAAYADALWYQERQMPDSCHAQLERLVNNDDKTLADDALFRMVQVDMKRGDTARVLGEIEDLAANFPESYYVPFGLKLKADILADTPSTLEAAKTIYRQLLEKYPNYPFGSEVRKKLRQLETDLKVG; from the coding sequence GTGACGCCGTTTCTCGCAGCCATCGTGCTGGTCGCGGCGCTGGCTGGCCGTCCGGTCGTGGCGCAGGAATCTCGGCCCGACCAGCCACCGGCGACTCCTATAATGACAGAGACCGAACAGCGGATGGCGGCGGCACGAGCGTTCCTGCGGCAAAGCAATCCTGAAGCCGCCGCCCTCATGTTGGAAGCACTGTACGAGACCAATCCCGGTGACATGAATGTTGCCAATCTTCTGCGCAACTGCTATCAGCAGCTCAAACGATACGCCAAACTGGAGCTTCTTGACCGACGGCTGGTCGAGAGATATCCAAACGTATTTGGCTATCGTCTCGATCTGGCCGAAGTGCTGGCCGAACAGGGGCAGCTCGATTCCGCCCGGTCGGCGTATCGTGCGGCGATCGGACTTTTGTCCCCGACGGATCAGAGTACGATGCTGATGTTGGTGCAGAGCCAGATCCGTCACGGCTTGCCGGACGATGCGCTGCAGTTGATTGATTCGGTTCGAGTGGTTCGAGGTAATCCGCTGCTGTATGCGGTTGAACGAGGGAGTCTGCTTGAAAGCCGGAAGAAATACCATGATGCCGCAAACGAATTTCTGCCGCTTCTGGCCGAAGACACCACGCGCGAGGCCATGGAGGGGGAACGTCGCCTGTTGGCAATGTTGGAATTCGAGGATTCGTCGCCTCAGGTTGAGAAGCTCCTCCTCGAGCACACCAGGGTCGGTGGCGCGCCGCGGGCCGTCAAACTTCTCGCCGATTACTATATTCGCTCCGGGCGGTTTGACCGCGCCTTCGAGTACTGCTTGCGTCGTGACACACTCGAGGGGCTGACTGGCGGCTCTCCCGATTATTTCATGCGCCAATGCTCCGACCGGAAGCTGTATGCTCAGGTTGTGCATATGGGGGAACAACTGGCGCTACGCCAAAACAAAACTCCGCTGGTCGGTGATGCCGCTTTCCTCTACGCCAACGCGCTGGTGCAGACGGGGCGTCTCGATGAAGGCATGGCGCGATACGATACTATCGTGGCCGTCTCTCCCGATCAAGGTGAGAAAGCGGACGCGGTATACGCTCTGGGCATGATCTGCTTTGACCGGCTATCGGATTATCCGCGAGCCTTGTCGTATTTTGATTCGGTGGTGACCCGCTTTCCGCGCGGGCTGAGCTTCCTGAACGCGCAGCGCAGTACTCCATACTGCTATCTTCGTATGGGGGATATTGACGCTGCTGAAAAGCGGTTTCAGTCGCTGGCCTCCCAGCCGTTCAATCAGGATATCGACGAAGAAATAGCTTTCAATCTGGGTGCGATCAAATTCTACCGCCAGGAGTTTGATTCCGCCAAAGTGATGCTGAAGAAGCTGATGGTGGCATATCCTCAGGGATTCTATGTCAACGATGCACTACAGCTTCTGCTGGTGTTGGATGATGCCGGCGGCTCTCCGGAACTGCTGGCCGCATATGCCGATGCTCTCTGGTATCAGGAGCGGCAGATGCCGGACTCATGCCATGCCCAATTGGAACGGTTGGTGAACAACGACGACAAGACACTGGCGGACGATGCCTTGTTTCGGATGGTTCAGGTGGATATGAAACGCGGCGATACGGCACGAGTTCTTGGTGAAATCGAGGATCTCGCGGCCAATTTCCCCGAATCCTACTACGTCCCCTTTGGCCTGAAACTCAAGGCGGATATTCTGGCGGACACACCTTCCACGTTAGAAGCAGCCAAGACTATTTACCGGCAACTTCTGGAAAAGTATCCAAATTATCCGTTCGGCTCCGAAGTGCGTAAGAAACTTCGGCAGCTCGAGACCGACCTCAAGGTCGGTTAG